Proteins encoded by one window of Dehalococcoidia bacterium:
- a CDS encoding ABC transporter ATP-binding protein → MVLASVSSEAEKTGASAGAGAAVLAARGVSKLYGRFKAVDGVDLDVFDKRVHALVGPNGAGKTTVLNLLGGQILPTSGDVLFDGRSLGASKPAHRARAGIGRSFQLTSVLTTFTCLENVVMAVQARRSMLQLLRPRSREADLSLAHEILGRVGLHDRAGVPAGQLAHGQQRQLEVAIALGARPRVLLLDEPSSGMSPHERQNLADLLRQVATTTAVLMVEHDVHLVRTVADTVSAFSEGRKLIEGTPEQVFAAPEVQRVFLRGLQDV, encoded by the coding sequence ATGGTGCTGGCGTCCGTCTCATCCGAGGCCGAGAAGACCGGTGCGTCCGCCGGGGCGGGCGCGGCCGTGCTGGCGGCACGCGGCGTCTCCAAGCTCTACGGCCGCTTCAAGGCCGTGGATGGCGTCGACCTCGACGTCTTCGACAAGCGCGTGCATGCGCTCGTCGGCCCCAACGGCGCGGGCAAGACTACCGTCCTGAACCTGCTCGGCGGGCAGATCCTGCCCACCAGCGGCGACGTGTTGTTCGACGGCCGCTCGCTCGGCGCCAGCAAGCCCGCGCACCGCGCCCGCGCCGGCATCGGCCGCTCGTTTCAGCTCACCAGCGTGCTGACGACCTTCACTTGCCTCGAAAACGTGGTGATGGCGGTGCAGGCGCGCCGCAGCATGCTGCAACTGCTGCGTCCGCGCAGCCGCGAAGCTGACCTGTCCCTGGCGCACGAGATCCTCGGCCGGGTTGGCCTGCACGATCGCGCCGGCGTGCCGGCAGGGCAGCTCGCGCACGGTCAGCAGCGCCAGCTCGAGGTCGCGATCGCGCTGGGGGCACGGCCGCGCGTGCTGCTGCTGGACGAGCCCTCCTCCGGCATGAGCCCGCACGAGCGCCAGAACCTGGCCGACCTGCTGCGCCAGGTGGCGACGACGACCGCCGTGCTCATGGTCGAGCACGACGTGCACCTGGTGCGCACGGTGGCCGATACGGTGAGCGCCTTCAGCGAGGGCCGCAAGCTGATCGAGGGCACGCCGGAGCAGGTGTTCGCGGCGCCCGAAGTGCAGCGCGTCTTCCTGCGGGGGCTGCAGGATGTTTGA
- a CDS encoding ABC transporter ATP-binding protein, producing the protein MFELRGLHAYYGKSHIVQGISLEVSAGEAVGLVGRNGVGKTTTLKAIIGLLRQTRGQILFDKREVSKLPTHRRAALGLGYVPEERAVFPDMSVEENIRIGALLQSGGDQQRCLDGAYALFPILRERREQLAGTLSGGQQKMLSLARGLALRPRLLLVDEPSEGLMPMFVAHVSEALAHAAESGNAILLVDASYELLRRVCARLYVMDRGLITGVYRPEEFASPDALAAAYLGAAAAAPAPAAEATRA; encoded by the coding sequence ATGTTTGAGCTGCGCGGCCTGCACGCCTACTACGGCAAGAGCCACATCGTGCAGGGCATCTCGCTCGAAGTCAGCGCGGGCGAGGCGGTGGGGCTGGTCGGTCGCAATGGCGTGGGCAAGACCACGACGCTGAAGGCGATCATCGGCCTGCTGCGCCAGACGCGCGGCCAGATCCTCTTCGACAAGCGCGAGGTCTCGAAGCTGCCGACGCACCGCCGCGCCGCGCTCGGCCTGGGCTACGTGCCCGAAGAGCGCGCGGTTTTCCCCGATATGAGCGTGGAGGAGAACATCCGCATCGGCGCCTTGCTGCAGAGCGGCGGCGACCAACAGCGCTGCCTCGACGGGGCCTACGCCCTCTTCCCGATCCTGCGAGAGCGGCGCGAGCAGCTCGCCGGCACGCTCAGCGGCGGCCAGCAGAAGATGCTTTCGCTGGCGCGCGGGCTGGCGCTGCGGCCGCGCCTGCTGCTCGTGGACGAGCCCAGCGAGGGGCTGATGCCGATGTTCGTTGCGCACGTGAGCGAGGCGCTCGCGCATGCGGCCGAGAGCGGCAACGCCATCCTGCTGGTCGATGCCTCGTACGAGTTGTTGCGCCGCGTCTGCGCCCGGCTCTACGTGATGGACCGTGGCCTGATCACCGGCGTCTACCGGCCGGAGGAGTTCGCCAGCCCGGACGCGCTGGCCGCCGCCTATCTGGGCGCCGCGGCCGCGGCGCCGGCGCCTGCCGCGGAGGCGACGAGGGCGTGA
- a CDS encoding branched-chain amino acid ABC transporter permease, protein MNEFILQALNGLVVGLSLALVASGLALMFGVLDIVNFAHGDFYMLGGYVLWWTLPKTHNFVVSVVLAGLVVGVGGLIMLLLLVRPLLDRALTSTVLATLGLSLILQQWATRTFGGDAKPVEAPLSAHVNIGSVQYPVYSLIIIVVSAAILAGAFFYLKYAKWGIWLRAVAQNRSMAAVLGVPVPRVYWLAFAASSALAGIGGSLLAPSSGVYPTVGNDVILNAFVVVVAGGMGNFMGAALIAVLLGEIESLGTITYGSISLSPVAVRLLAIAVVIVLLMVRSRRQSALARL, encoded by the coding sequence GTGAACGAGTTCATCTTGCAGGCGTTGAACGGGCTGGTCGTCGGCCTCTCGCTGGCGCTGGTCGCCTCCGGGCTGGCGCTGATGTTCGGCGTGCTGGACATCGTCAACTTCGCGCACGGCGACTTCTACATGCTGGGCGGCTACGTGCTCTGGTGGACGCTGCCGAAGACGCACAATTTCGTGGTGAGCGTGGTGCTGGCCGGCCTCGTCGTGGGCGTGGGCGGGTTGATCATGCTGCTGCTCCTCGTGCGTCCGCTGCTGGACCGGGCGCTGACCTCGACGGTGCTGGCCACGCTGGGCCTCAGCCTGATCCTGCAGCAGTGGGCGACGCGCACCTTCGGCGGCGACGCCAAGCCGGTCGAGGCGCCGCTCTCGGCGCACGTGAACATCGGCTCCGTCCAGTACCCGGTGTACAGCCTGATCATCATCGTCGTCTCGGCGGCGATCCTGGCCGGCGCCTTCTTCTACCTCAAGTATGCGAAGTGGGGCATCTGGCTGCGCGCCGTGGCGCAGAACCGTTCCATGGCCGCGGTGCTGGGCGTGCCCGTGCCGCGGGTCTACTGGCTCGCCTTCGCGGCCAGCTCGGCGCTGGCCGGCATCGGCGGCAGCCTGCTGGCGCCGAGCAGCGGCGTCTATCCAACCGTGGGCAACGACGTGATCCTCAACGCCTTCGTCGTCGTGGTGGCGGGCGGCATGGGCAACTTCATGGGCGCGGCGCTGATCGCGGTGCTGCTCGGCGAGATCGAATCGCTGGGCACGATCACCTACGGCTCGATCTCGCTTTCGCCGGTCGCCGTGCGGCTGCTGGCGATCGCCGTGGTGATCGTGCTGCTGATGGTGCGATCGCGCCGCCAGAGCGCCCTGGCGCGGCTGTAA
- a CDS encoding branched-chain amino acid ABC transporter permease — translation MKVAGRRWRSTPWWLHGGLLALLVLALIVVPPAKGGIFSQKLALYLIFGLLGLSVALITGYARLFNIGVGATFGVSAYAAAIATQHGVSNPVLLPLIGIGAGLVVSVLFGIFAIVASGIQYMMLTFLTTLAFFEVPNFLTKLTGGDNGLVLKGGLHLSFGQNPLRGHGFYYLVLGVTLFVCAVCWYALNSQFGRAVRAIGQNPLRAAAMGYEVSRYRMALTLLSGFVAAVGGWLLVLDNQFVSQDMVGLNYSLNGLLYALVGGVDSIVGPLIGAAGFRNISETISRHSSDSQLFIGIALIAIVFLMPDDGVIGLYRRARARGLRGLGGGLRSYALGLLRMTRSDGEAIEPEAAAGLRATEDAHNL, via the coding sequence ATGAAGGTGGCGGGCCGCAGGTGGCGTTCAACGCCGTGGTGGCTGCACGGCGGCCTGCTGGCGCTGCTCGTGCTCGCGCTGATCGTCGTGCCGCCGGCGAAGGGCGGGATTTTCTCGCAGAAGCTGGCGCTGTATCTGATCTTCGGGCTGCTTGGGCTTTCGGTTGCGCTGATCACCGGCTACGCGCGGCTGTTCAACATCGGCGTCGGCGCCACCTTCGGCGTCAGCGCCTACGCCGCCGCCATCGCCACGCAGCACGGCGTCAGCAACCCGGTCCTGCTGCCGCTGATCGGCATCGGCGCCGGCCTGGTCGTTTCGGTGCTGTTCGGCATCTTCGCCATCGTCGCCTCCGGCATCCAGTACATGATGCTGACCTTCCTGACCACGCTGGCCTTCTTCGAGGTGCCCAACTTTTTGACCAAGCTGACCGGCGGCGACAACGGCCTCGTGCTCAAGGGCGGGCTGCACCTCTCCTTCGGCCAGAACCCGCTGCGGGGCCACGGCTTCTACTACCTCGTGCTGGGCGTGACGCTGTTCGTTTGCGCCGTCTGCTGGTACGCGCTCAACTCGCAGTTCGGCCGTGCCGTGCGTGCGATCGGCCAGAATCCGCTGCGGGCGGCGGCGATGGGCTACGAGGTCAGCCGCTACCGTATGGCGCTGACGCTGCTCTCCGGCTTCGTCGCGGCGGTGGGCGGCTGGCTGCTGGTGCTCGACAACCAGTTCGTCTCGCAGGACATGGTTGGGCTGAACTACTCGCTCAACGGCCTGCTCTACGCGCTCGTTGGCGGCGTGGACAGCATTGTCGGCCCGCTGATCGGGGCCGCCGGCTTCCGCAACATCTCGGAGACGATCAGCCGGCACAGTTCCGACTCGCAGCTCTTCATCGGCATCGCTCTGATCGCGATCGTCTTCCTGATGCCCGACGACGGCGTGATCGGACTCTACCGGCGGGCGCGGGCGCGGGGTCTGCGCGGGCTCGGCGGCGGGCTGCGCTCGTATGCGCTCGGCCTGCTGCGGATGACACGCAGCGACGGTGAGGCGATAGAGCCAGAGGCGGCGGCCGGGCTGCGAGCGACGGAGGACGCGCACAACCTGTAG
- a CDS encoding ABC transporter substrate-binding protein: MDLAIRRIRRAPLRLLLVGLPALLLVACSSSNNNSSSNKPATAVKAASAAAPASAASAAGTAAAAAATKAASAAAVTTAASGSPAAAAPAGPTQSPQAQVQATGSPIKIGVLADLTGAFANEGNYMKLGVDFAIQHINATGGINGHKVEAVYADPKTDPAEAVRLARELVQQDNVDVLVGGVGSNECLAVEQQAPQLGVLYVASTGCASDVFTSTACNKFSFRVEPTANQTTDPESSYLIKSAGPKWGVMYADYAFGQSQLKAYKDSLGKLGGSVTVEIPVPLNESNVSPYVSKIPTDGSINGLVVAFGGADLVRIMGAIQQFGINKKVAISTQASKDFFGGTAPDAVDGSIGVTVHPTDGIPGNTYDAQFDADWHKFAPQERTTIGVHGYVSYMAISAVRAAGDAAKVNGKADTQKWITAFENLNMPQGPDSPTGPMIMNKNDHQGRMNVYIIQEHGQKEDILQTVPASEVPQIGTCQAK; the protein is encoded by the coding sequence ATGGATCTGGCCATCCGCAGAATTCGGCGAGCGCCGCTGCGCCTGCTGCTCGTGGGGCTGCCCGCGCTGCTGCTCGTCGCCTGCAGCTCGAGCAACAACAACTCGAGCAGCAACAAGCCCGCGACCGCGGTCAAAGCCGCGAGCGCGGCGGCGCCGGCCTCGGCCGCCAGCGCTGCCGGCACGGCCGCGGCAGCGGCAGCCACGAAGGCCGCGAGCGCCGCGGCTGTCACCACCGCCGCCTCTGGTTCGCCCGCCGCCGCGGCGCCGGCCGGCCCGACGCAGTCGCCGCAGGCGCAGGTGCAGGCCACGGGCAGCCCGATCAAGATCGGCGTGCTGGCCGACCTGACCGGCGCCTTCGCCAACGAAGGCAACTACATGAAGCTCGGCGTCGATTTCGCCATCCAGCACATCAACGCCACCGGTGGCATCAACGGCCACAAGGTCGAGGCTGTCTACGCCGACCCGAAGACCGATCCGGCCGAGGCCGTGCGCCTGGCGCGCGAGCTGGTGCAGCAGGATAACGTCGATGTGCTGGTCGGCGGCGTGGGCAGCAACGAGTGCCTGGCCGTGGAGCAGCAGGCGCCGCAGCTCGGCGTCCTCTACGTGGCGTCCACCGGCTGCGCCAGCGACGTGTTCACCAGCACCGCCTGCAACAAATTCTCCTTCCGCGTCGAGCCGACCGCCAACCAGACCACCGACCCGGAGTCGAGCTACCTCATCAAGTCCGCCGGGCCGAAGTGGGGCGTGATGTACGCCGACTACGCCTTCGGCCAGTCGCAGCTCAAGGCCTACAAAGATTCTCTCGGCAAGCTCGGTGGCTCGGTCACGGTCGAGATTCCCGTGCCGCTGAACGAATCGAACGTCTCGCCCTACGTCAGCAAGATCCCGACCGACGGCTCGATCAACGGCCTCGTGGTCGCCTTCGGCGGCGCCGACCTGGTGCGCATCATGGGCGCCATCCAGCAGTTCGGCATCAACAAGAAGGTGGCGATCTCCACCCAGGCGAGCAAGGACTTCTTCGGCGGCACCGCGCCCGACGCCGTGGACGGCAGCATCGGCGTGACCGTCCATCCGACCGACGGCATTCCGGGCAACACGTACGACGCGCAGTTCGACGCCGACTGGCATAAGTTCGCCCCGCAGGAGCGCACCACGATCGGCGTGCATGGGTACGTCTCGTACATGGCGATCAGCGCGGTCCGCGCCGCCGGCGATGCGGCCAAGGTCAACGGCAAGGCCGACACGCAGAAGTGGATCACCGCCTTCGAGAACCTGAACATGCCGCAGGGGCCGGACTCGCCGACCGGGCCGATGATCATGAACAAGAACGACCACCAGGGCCGCATGAACGTCTACATCATCCAGGAGCACGGCCAGAAGGAAGACATCCTGCAGACCGTGCCCGCGTCCGAAGTGCCGCAGATCGGCACCTGCCAGGCGAAGTAG
- a CDS encoding RraA family protein has product MHALVARLARLDSCAVSDALDRLGLAGTVTGIRCQTGTAKIAGRVVTVRLGPPDGTASTRHLGTAAIEAAAPGDVIVIDHQGRDDAAGWGGILSTAAQIRGVAGTIVDGACRDVDEARERGFPVFARGAVPLTARGRAVEQAFNEPVTIGGASVQPGDLVIADGSGVVFVSAKRAGEVLETAEGIAAREAEMTRAVLAGRPVSEVMGANYESMLHR; this is encoded by the coding sequence ATGCATGCACTGGTCGCCCGCCTTGCACGGCTCGATTCCTGCGCCGTCTCCGATGCGCTGGACCGGCTGGGGCTGGCCGGCACGGTAACAGGCATTCGTTGCCAGACCGGCACGGCGAAGATCGCCGGCCGCGTCGTCACCGTGCGCCTCGGTCCGCCCGACGGCACGGCCTCGACCCGTCACCTCGGCACGGCGGCGATCGAGGCCGCCGCACCGGGCGACGTGATCGTGATCGACCACCAGGGGCGCGACGACGCGGCGGGCTGGGGCGGCATTCTTTCGACCGCGGCACAGATCCGCGGCGTGGCCGGCACGATCGTGGACGGCGCCTGCCGCGACGTGGACGAGGCGCGCGAGCGCGGCTTCCCCGTCTTCGCCCGCGGCGCCGTGCCGCTCACCGCGCGCGGCCGCGCCGTGGAGCAGGCGTTCAACGAGCCGGTCACGATCGGCGGCGCCTCCGTTCAGCCCGGCGATCTCGTGATCGCCGACGGCAGCGGCGTCGTCTTCGTGAGCGCCAAACGGGCGGGAGAAGTGCTGGAAACGGCGGAAGGGATCGCCGCGCGCGAGGCGGAGATGACCCGCGCCGTGCTCGCCGGCCGGCCGGTCTCTGAAGTGATGGGCGCCAACTACGAGTCGATGCTGCACCGCTGA
- a CDS encoding DUF6282 family protein produces MADKETVHGLLRGAIDMHVHSAPDVLPRKFDDVVLAQRTIDSGMAGFVLKSHYICTADRATMVRAMFPQVQAFGALTLNNSVGGLNPIAVDIAGRLGNKVVWLPTVDSQNELENIAGQRDESKLPYWMSIAREMRQLGIAGNWIRMIDDNGKVIDAAMQCLELIARHDMVLATGHISLPELRAVVKAAHELKVQRIIITHAEFPTTFLTIDQHRELQPYGVYFERCFTTPYTGKVAWETVVENIKQVGAETTIISTDLGQTTNPYVDEGLEIYFGKLLDAGISERQIERMVRDNPANLLAAAQPAKV; encoded by the coding sequence ATGGCGGATAAGGAGACGGTACACGGGCTGCTGCGCGGCGCCATCGACATGCACGTGCACTCGGCGCCCGACGTGCTGCCGCGCAAGTTCGACGATGTGGTGCTGGCGCAGCGCACGATCGACTCGGGCATGGCCGGTTTCGTGCTCAAGTCGCACTACATCTGCACGGCCGACCGCGCCACAATGGTGCGCGCCATGTTCCCGCAGGTGCAGGCCTTCGGCGCGCTGACCCTGAACAACTCGGTCGGCGGGCTGAACCCGATCGCCGTCGACATCGCCGGGCGGCTGGGCAACAAGGTCGTCTGGCTGCCGACCGTCGATTCGCAGAACGAGCTGGAGAACATCGCCGGCCAGCGCGACGAAAGCAAGCTGCCCTACTGGATGAGCATCGCGCGCGAGATGCGCCAGCTCGGCATCGCCGGCAACTGGATCCGCATGATCGACGACAACGGCAAGGTGATCGATGCGGCGATGCAGTGCCTGGAGCTGATCGCGCGGCACGACATGGTGCTGGCCACGGGCCACATCAGCCTGCCGGAGCTGCGCGCCGTGGTGAAGGCCGCGCACGAGCTCAAGGTCCAGCGCATCATCATCACCCACGCCGAGTTCCCGACCACGTTCTTGACCATCGACCAGCACCGCGAGTTGCAGCCCTACGGCGTCTACTTCGAGCGCTGCTTCACCACGCCCTACACGGGCAAAGTCGCCTGGGAGACGGTGGTCGAGAACATCAAGCAGGTCGGCGCCGAGACGACGATCATCTCCACCGACCTCGGCCAGACCACGAACCCGTACGTGGACGAAGGGCTGGAGATCTACTTCGGCAAGCTGCTGGACGCCGGCATCTCCGAGCGCCAGATCGAGCGCATGGTGCGCGACAACCCCGCCAACCTCCTCGCCGCCGCCCAGCCCGCAAAGGTCTAA